From the genome of Geothrix sp. 21YS21S-4, one region includes:
- a CDS encoding cysteine desulfurase family protein, translating to MELIYLDHNATTALDPQVFEAMRPWFTERFGNASAAYALGHLSDGAVVAAREQAAALVGCAPAELVFTSGGTESLNHAFKGAWEAFPTKRHLVTTAVEHPAVRALVAWWKAQGGETTDVGVDGEGRLDLDALEAAVRPDTALVAVMAANNESGVLFPVAEAARLAKAKGALFLVDATQAAGKISIDAAAWGADLLSLSGHKFHGPKGTGLLMIRRGVRLKPLILGGSQERGRRGGTENVPGIVGLGRAAELAQARLPGMDTVRRLRDALEARILAEIPDARIHGAGAQRLPNTSLVGFAGLDGEALQLKLAERGICVSTGSACSTGMREPSHVLRAMGIPDVYAQGTVRFSLGLDATEAQIAVVAGLLPGLVADLRALAIR from the coding sequence CCAGCGCGGCCTACGCCCTGGGGCACCTGTCGGACGGCGCCGTGGTCGCGGCGCGGGAGCAGGCGGCGGCCCTGGTCGGCTGCGCGCCCGCGGAACTCGTGTTCACCTCGGGCGGCACGGAGAGCCTCAATCACGCTTTCAAAGGCGCGTGGGAGGCCTTTCCGACGAAGCGGCACCTCGTGACCACCGCCGTGGAACACCCCGCGGTGCGTGCGCTGGTGGCCTGGTGGAAGGCCCAGGGGGGCGAGACGACGGACGTGGGCGTGGATGGCGAGGGTCGCCTGGATCTGGATGCCCTGGAGGCCGCTGTGCGCCCTGATACCGCGCTGGTGGCGGTCATGGCCGCCAACAACGAATCCGGGGTTCTCTTCCCGGTGGCCGAAGCGGCAAGGCTGGCGAAAGCGAAGGGTGCCCTATTTTTGGTGGACGCCACCCAGGCCGCGGGGAAGATCTCCATCGACGCGGCCGCCTGGGGCGCGGATCTGCTCAGCCTCAGCGGCCACAAGTTCCACGGCCCCAAGGGCACGGGCCTGCTCATGATCCGCCGGGGCGTGCGCTTGAAACCCTTGATCCTGGGCGGCTCCCAGGAGCGGGGACGCCGCGGGGGAACGGAGAACGTCCCCGGAATCGTGGGACTCGGCCGCGCGGCGGAACTGGCGCAGGCCCGGTTGCCGGGGATGGACACCGTCCGCCGCCTGCGGGATGCGTTGGAGGCGCGGATCCTGGCGGAGATTCCGGACGCGCGGATCCACGGCGCCGGCGCCCAGCGGCTGCCCAACACCAGCCTCGTCGGATTCGCGGGGCTCGACGGGGAAGCCCTTCAGCTCAAGCTCGCCGAGCGGGGCATCTGCGTGTCCACCGGCAGCGCCTGCAGCACCGGCATGCGCGAGCCCAGCCACGTCCTCCGGGCGATGGGGATCCCCGACGTCTACGCCCAGGGCACCGTCCGCTTCAGCCTCGGCCTGGATGCGACCGAGGCGCAGATCGCCGTAGTTGCGGGGCTTCTCCCCGGGCTGGTGGCGGACCTGCGCGCGCTCGCCATTCGCTGA
- a CDS encoding YheT family hydrolase — MRPPAPPPLPCRAPWWAASGHLQTILGNYLPGEPPAHPSTPFRIALPDGDELAGRHYPGETGVLVLVFHGLGGDDQAHYVRRTVAIAREAGHHVWTVNHRGCGAGRGLAKRPYHSGSGDDLGAAFAAARERHPDLRQLAIAYSLSANALLLNLGGGLPAPAAQPDAAIAVNPPVDLAACSRTIHAGLSRLYELRFIRRCRAAIRQRLEDGLIPDAYRTGPLMSLRQFDDAYTTRAAGFRDADDYYAQCSARPHLSKITVPTVILAAKDDPFIPWQHVAQADLPPAVHLHLEAQGGHMGYLSRDLPGRRWLPYAVAHYAKELLSQ, encoded by the coding sequence ATGCGTCCGCCCGCTCCCCCGCCCCTGCCCTGCCGCGCGCCCTGGTGGGCGGCTTCGGGACATCTGCAAACGATCCTGGGGAACTACCTTCCGGGCGAACCGCCAGCCCATCCCTCCACCCCGTTCCGGATCGCGCTACCCGACGGAGATGAACTCGCGGGGCGCCACTATCCGGGAGAGACGGGCGTCCTCGTTCTGGTATTCCACGGCCTGGGCGGGGACGATCAGGCCCACTACGTGCGCCGCACGGTCGCCATCGCGCGGGAAGCGGGGCACCACGTGTGGACCGTGAACCACCGCGGCTGCGGCGCGGGACGGGGCCTCGCGAAGCGGCCCTACCACAGCGGATCGGGCGACGATCTGGGCGCCGCCTTCGCCGCCGCGCGCGAACGGCATCCGGACCTGCGCCAACTGGCCATCGCCTACTCCCTCTCCGCCAACGCCCTGCTGCTCAACCTCGGCGGCGGCCTGCCCGCACCCGCCGCGCAGCCCGACGCCGCCATCGCCGTGAATCCGCCGGTGGATCTCGCCGCCTGCTCCCGCACCATCCACGCCGGGCTCAGCCGCCTCTATGAACTGCGCTTCATCCGGCGCTGCCGGGCCGCCATCCGGCAACGCCTGGAGGATGGACTCATCCCCGACGCCTACCGCACGGGCCCTCTCATGAGCCTCCGGCAGTTCGACGACGCCTACACCACCCGCGCTGCAGGCTTCCGGGACGCCGACGATTACTACGCCCAATGCTCGGCGCGCCCCCACCTGTCGAAGATCACCGTGCCCACCGTCATCCTCGCGGCGAAGGACGATCCCTTCATCCCCTGGCAGCACGTCGCCCAAGCAGATCTCCCGCCGGCGGTGCACCTCCATCTCGAAGCGCAGGGCGGACACATGGGCTACCTCAGCCGGGATCTTCCCGGCCGCCGCTGGCTGCCCTACGCCGTGGCGCATTACGCAAAGGAACTGCTCAGCCAGTGA